In Sphingomonas sp. Leaf357, a single genomic region encodes these proteins:
- a CDS encoding tyrosine recombinase XerC has protein sequence MQTAILAWADHLAHNRRRSAHTVRAYVATAHRLVGFLSGHWGEALSPARLGQADAADLRAYLAFRRAEGLGNASAARELSAVRGFLAFACGEGSTPRLKGPRVKKGVPRPVSPDEAVALVEDVAEVARAPWIAARDWAVLMLLYGAGLRIGEALSLTGAILPLGATLSVTGKRAKTRIVPLLPQVRDGLEAYVRLCPWPVSRTDPLFRGAKGGVLDPAIIRRSVQAARARLGLADRTTPHALRHSFATHLLGRGADLRSLQELLGHASLSSTQIYTAVDAAHLLDVYRNAHPRA, from the coding sequence ATGCAGACCGCCATCCTCGCCTGGGCCGATCACCTCGCGCACAATCGCCGCCGCTCGGCGCATACCGTGCGGGCCTATGTCGCGACGGCGCATCGGCTGGTCGGTTTCCTCTCGGGCCATTGGGGCGAGGCGCTGTCGCCGGCGCGGCTGGGGCAGGCGGATGCGGCGGACCTGCGCGCCTATCTCGCCTTCCGCCGGGCCGAGGGGCTGGGCAATGCATCGGCGGCGCGCGAATTGTCGGCGGTACGCGGGTTTCTCGCCTTTGCCTGTGGCGAGGGGTCGACGCCTCGCTTGAAGGGGCCGCGGGTGAAGAAGGGTGTGCCGCGTCCGGTATCCCCGGACGAAGCGGTGGCGTTGGTGGAAGATGTCGCCGAGGTGGCGAGGGCCCCGTGGATCGCGGCGCGCGACTGGGCGGTGCTGATGCTGCTCTACGGCGCGGGCCTGCGCATCGGCGAGGCGCTGTCGCTGACCGGCGCGATCCTGCCGCTCGGCGCGACGCTGAGCGTGACGGGCAAGCGCGCCAAGACGCGGATCGTACCGCTGCTGCCGCAGGTGCGCGACGGGCTTGAGGCCTATGTGCGACTGTGCCCCTGGCCGGTCTCGCGCACCGATCCGCTGTTTCGTGGTGCGAAGGGTGGGGTGCTCGATCCGGCGATCATCCGGCGATCGGTGCAGGCGGCGCGGGCGCGGCTGGGGCTGGCCGACCGCACCACGCCGCACGCATTGCGCCACAGCTTCGCGACTCATCTGCTCGGTCGCGGGGCGGATCTGCGCTCGCTCCAGGAGTTGCTCGGCCATGCGTCCTTGAGCTCGACGCAAATCTATACGGCGGTGGATGCCGCACACCTGCTCGACGTGTACCGCAACGCGCACCCGCGGGCGTGA
- the gshB gene encoding glutathione synthase, whose protein sequence is MPLTVAVQMDPIQSINIAGDSTFALMLSAQARGHRLFHYDAEDLNYADGRVWAKAQPVTVQRVVGDHFAFGASVSLDLGEDADVVLMRQDPPFDLGYITATHLLERIAHKTLVVNDPASVRNAPEKVFVLDYPQFMPPTLVTRSLEEARGFLAKHKEIVIKPLHGNGGKAIFKVGSDGANLSALIEVFNMTWREPHMIQAFLPDVAKGDKRIVLVDGEVVGAINRLPGEGEIRSNLAVGGSAVKTDLTDKEREICAVLGPELKKRGLLFVGIDVIGGQWLTEINVTSPTGLVAIDRFDGVDTAAMIWAAIEAKVAAKS, encoded by the coding sequence ATGCCGCTCACCGTCGCCGTCCAGATGGACCCCATCCAGTCGATCAACATCGCGGGCGACTCGACCTTCGCGCTGATGCTGTCGGCGCAGGCGCGCGGGCACCGGCTGTTTCATTATGACGCCGAGGATCTGAACTATGCCGATGGTCGCGTCTGGGCGAAGGCTCAGCCGGTGACGGTGCAGCGCGTGGTTGGCGATCACTTCGCGTTCGGGGCGTCGGTCAGTCTCGATCTCGGCGAGGATGCGGACGTCGTGCTGATGCGGCAGGATCCTCCGTTCGACCTGGGCTACATCACCGCGACGCATCTGCTCGAGCGGATCGCGCACAAGACTTTGGTCGTCAACGACCCCGCCAGCGTGCGCAACGCGCCGGAAAAGGTTTTCGTGCTGGATTACCCGCAATTCATGCCGCCGACGCTTGTCACGCGCAGCCTGGAAGAAGCCCGAGGCTTCCTCGCGAAGCACAAGGAGATCGTCATCAAGCCGCTGCACGGCAATGGCGGCAAGGCGATCTTCAAGGTCGGATCGGACGGCGCGAACCTGTCCGCGCTGATCGAGGTGTTCAACATGACGTGGCGCGAGCCGCACATGATCCAGGCGTTCCTGCCCGACGTGGCCAAGGGCGACAAGCGCATCGTGCTGGTCGATGGCGAGGTGGTCGGCGCGATCAACCGCCTGCCGGGCGAGGGCGAAATCCGCTCTAACCTCGCGGTCGGCGGTTCGGCGGTGAAGACCGACCTGACGGACAAGGAGCGCGAGATCTGCGCCGTGCTCGGCCCGGAACTGAAGAAGCGCGGGCTGCTGTTCGTCGGCATCGACGTGATCGGCGGCCAGTGGCTGACCGAGATCAACGTCACCTCCCCCACCGGGCTGGTGGCGATCGACCGGTTCGACGGCGTGGATACGGCGGCGATGATCTGGGCGGCGATCGAGGCGAAGGTGGCGGCGAAGAGCTAG
- a CDS encoding DedA family protein, with the protein MTDLIVNLIAWGGYFGIFLLMALENIIPPIPSEVIMGLGGIAVARGQMAIVPLIAFGTMGTVAGNVFWYELGRRVGYQRFRPLVDRYGRWLAIEWQDVESLHRFFRSHGQWIVFVFRFMPAFRTIVSLPAGMAHMNRWKFLVWTGGGAAIWNCVLAGAGFYLGTNFKQLEHYVGPAAMATMVLVVLLYAWRVLTWKPRDQR; encoded by the coding sequence ATGACCGACCTCATCGTCAACCTGATCGCCTGGGGCGGGTATTTCGGCATCTTCCTGCTGATGGCGCTCGAGAATATCATTCCGCCCATCCCGTCCGAAGTGATCATGGGTCTTGGCGGCATCGCGGTGGCGCGAGGGCAGATGGCGATCGTTCCGCTGATCGCGTTCGGCACGATGGGCACGGTGGCCGGCAATGTCTTCTGGTACGAACTTGGACGTCGCGTCGGCTATCAAAGGTTCCGGCCGCTGGTCGATCGATATGGGCGCTGGTTGGCGATCGAGTGGCAGGACGTGGAGTCGCTGCACCGTTTCTTCCGCAGCCATGGTCAGTGGATCGTGTTCGTGTTTCGCTTCATGCCCGCCTTCCGCACGATCGTGTCGCTCCCCGCTGGCATGGCGCACATGAACCGCTGGAAGTTCTTGGTCTGGACGGGGGGTGGCGCGGCGATCTGGAACTGCGTGCTTGCGGGCGCCGGCTTCTATCTCGGCACCAATTTCAAGCAGCTCGAACATTATGTCGGCCCGGCCGCGATGGCGACGATGGTGCTGGTCGTCCTGCTCTACGCTTGGCGGGTCCTCACCTGGAAGCCGCGAGATCAGCGCTGA
- a CDS encoding GAF domain-containing protein — MKPTTPLSPELQADIAAVQHIAAVKSILSEVCRITGMGFAAVARVTEDRWIACQVQDDIDFGLDAGEELEVRTTICSEIRGSGTAVVIDNVASEPRWRTHHTPIMYGFKSYISMPIVRDDGSFFGTLCAIDPAARRSSLNEVRSEIERFARTIAGELDALSADLAASR; from the coding sequence GTGAAACCGACGACCCCGCTCAGCCCAGAATTGCAGGCCGATATTGCTGCCGTCCAGCACATCGCCGCCGTGAAATCGATCCTGTCGGAGGTCTGCCGCATCACCGGCATGGGTTTCGCGGCGGTGGCGCGGGTAACCGAGGATCGCTGGATCGCCTGCCAAGTGCAGGACGATATCGATTTCGGTCTCGATGCAGGCGAGGAGCTCGAGGTCCGCACGACGATCTGTTCCGAGATCCGGGGCAGTGGTACGGCGGTGGTGATCGACAACGTCGCCAGTGAGCCGAGATGGCGCACGCATCACACGCCGATCATGTACGGCTTCAAGAGCTATATCTCGATGCCGATCGTTCGCGACGATGGCAGCTTCTTCGGCACCTTGTGTGCGATCGATCCGGCGGCGCGGCGCAGCAGCCTGAACGAGGTGCGTAGCGAGATCGAGAGATTTGCGCGGACGATCGCAGGGGAACTCGACGCTCTCAGCGCTGATCTCGCGGCTTCCAGGTGA